Genomic window (Bradyrhizobium sp. 186):
CGGCGAGCCCCGGCGCGATCCGTCCTTTGCGCTGATCCTGGCCTTCAATATAGGCTCCGCCAGCGGTGTAGGCCGTCAGCGCGGCTTCGCGCGTCAACGCCTCGGCGGGTTCGCCCGAGTGCAATGTCGCCAGCATCAGATTGAGAAAGGGGTTTTGTTCCTTCGGACCGCCGTCGGACCCGAGCGCCAGGGGAATGCCAGCGGCAATAAAGCTCTTCAGTAACATATGCTCGCTCGCCAGCGTTTCGCCGGGCATCGGCAGTGCGAGGTGGGTCGGGTTCTGGATCACGACGAGGCCGAACTGCACCACTTTCTCGATCATGTCGGGCTGAATGCCGTCGCCATGCTCGATACGGACGCGCTTCGCCCGCCAGACGGAAGCCGGCGCAAGCTGTTCCATCATCTTCAGCATCCGGTCGGTCTCGGCGTCGCCGACTACGTGCAATGCAATTTGCGTCGGCCGTTCCAGGGCAAGCTTCAGAATTTCGCGTAGCTGCGCATCGGTGAAGTTCGATCGGCCACGCCAGTCTGGCCGATTGCCGTAGGCGTTGCGCTGATGCGAGTTCTGTTCGATCGGGGTGCCGTCCAGCATCCATTTCGGTCCTTCCACACGCACCTTGTCGGGCGCCTGTTTTACGGCTGCGTCGATCACGGCCCATGCGTCCGGAATATGCTCCGCCGGCGTTTGCCAGGCGCCCCAGGAATAGACTGTCCATTTCTGAGCTGGTTTCGCCGCCGCAAGTCCGGCCAGTGTCGCATCCAGCGACTTGTCGTTGTTCATCAGATGGATCGAGGTGACGCCCCAGCGCGCATAACGCTGCTGCGCGGCGCCGAAGACCGTGGCCAGGTATTCCGGCGTCAGCGGTCGTATGCGCGGCGTGATCGTCTCTGCGGCCTCGTAGGCCCGCCCGTCGAGGCGACCGTTTTCGTCCCGCCCCCACCAGCCGCCCAGCGGATCCGTGATGCTTTCGGTGATGCCCAGCCTGCGCAGCCCCTCGCTGTTGACGATGCTGGTGTGTCCCCAGAAACCCTTGAGGAACACGGGCGTGTTGGGCGCCACCATGTCAAGCGCCTTGCGCCAGTTGCGCGGGTCCCGAGCGACCAGCGGACCGACATAGGCACAGATCCAGTCGGTACGCGTTCTGGCTGCCTGTTCAACTGCGGCCAGGGCCTGCTCTCCGGTCGGACCGGGGAATGGCAGGTTCGGCACTGCCAGTGGCGGCGTGGGCAGTTCGTTGCCAAGATGAACGTGCGCCTCGACCAAACCCGGCGTGACAAGGCGGCCGCCAACATCAATTATCCGGGTCTTGGGCCCGATTAGCCCGCGAACCTGCTCATTGCTTCCCACGGCGAGAACGCGACCGTCCTCGATCGCGAGAGCCTGCGCGTATGGGAAAGCCGGGTCCGCCGTGAAGACCTTGGCATTGACCAGGACCAGCTGAGGAGCGGCGATCGCGCCCGAGGTCAGGAGCAATACGAACGCCATGCCGGCCCCGGCGATCAGGCGGGATTTCTGCCTTGTGACATGCGATCGGTTCATGCGTTCTCCCGATGGGATAATTGCCGGCAGCGCGCCGACCCGAGTCATTTGACGCTCGGGAGGGCTTGTGCGTCCCGAAGAAACGCTGAAAAATTGCCGAAGCAATGCCGAAATGGGATTGCGCGCTGCTGGCCCCTGTCAGCCGGAAGGACTGGAAGTCCGAATGTCGAGGGAGCGGTACAAGATCGGCGAATTCACGCTCGATGTTTCGCAGGGATGCCTGCGCCGCGGCGATGTCGAGATAGCCTTGCGGCCGAAGAGCTTTGCCTTGCTGCAGCACCTGATCACCCACGCCGGCCGCCTCGTCACCAAGGACGAGCTATTGTCCAAGATCTGGCCCAACGTGATCGTGACCGAGGATTCGCTGACGCGCTGCATCAGCGAAGCCCGTACGGCGCTGGGGGATACCGAACAGACGGCCATCAAGACCGTGTCGAAGCGCGGCTACGTCTTTACCGGACCCGTGACACCGGAGCGCGACGATCCAGCGGTACAACCGGCGCCCGACTTGACCCTGGTGAAGGGAAACATCTTTCAGAGACGATGGCGAATGGCGCTGCTGACTGGCCTCCTCGCGCTGGCCGCGGCGGGCCTGTACTACGCCGCGAGCTGGTCGCGTCACACTGCCGAGCTCCCGCGCCTGTCGCTGATCGTGCTTCCGTTTGCCAATTTGAACGCCGACCCGGCGCAGGATTATCTCGGTGACATCATTACCAGCGAATTGACCACCGCGCTATCGCGACTGCGCGGTGCGACCGTCGTCGCTGCAAGTAGCGCACTTACGCTCAGGGGCAACCCGGCCGACATCAAGCAGTTGGGTGTCGACTTGGACGTCCGATACGCGCTGGAAGGCAGCGTGCAGCGAAGCGAGGAATTGGTACGCATCAGCGCCAGTCTGAAAGACACGCAGACCCTGAAAACGCTTTGGTCGGACCGCTTCGATGTCCATCGCGCCGATATTCTGCGGACGCAGGACGAAATCGTCACGCGCCTGGCGAGCACGCTTCATGGCGAACTGGTTCAGGCAGAAACCCGGCGCTCGACAACTGCAGGTGCGTCGAACCTCGACGCGGAAGATTTGGCGATGCAGTGCGAGGCGGCCTCGTATCGTCCGGCTGCCGCCGGGATGCCAGGCTACCAATGGTGTGAGCGGGCGCTGACAATCGATCCCCGCAACCTTCGCGCGCTGGTCCAGCTTGCGACGTTTTACGGCATGCGCGTGTCCCGGGTTCAAAGCTCCAACCCTCAAGCCGATCTCGAGCGCGCGAATGGCTTGCTCGGCCGCGCTATGGAGATCGATCCCGACTACTACGCGGCCCATTGCGCGAAGGCCACGGTGCTGGAGGGTCAACACCGCGTCCCGGACGGCGTTGCCGCCGCGGAACGTTGTTTGGCGCTGAACCCCACCTATGCCGGCGCATACCGTATTTTGGCCCTGCAGCACTTCTTTCTCGCCCATCCCGAGAAGATGCTCGAATATGCCAACCGCGGGATTCGCTTGAGCCCGCGCGACCCCCAGACATCGGTTTTCCTGCTGATGAAGGGGTGGGCTTACTTCATGCTGGAGCAGGATGAAGAGGCCTTGATGTGGCTGCGTCGCGCGGCAGCCGCGTCGCCCCAAATGCCGACTATTCTTGCCGGACTGACCTCAGAGCTTGCTTTGACGGGCCACGACGCAGAAGCACGCGCGACGCTGGCCCAGTACCTCGCCCTGGAAAGCACCCGCACCCGGACGATCGCGCAATGGGACTACCTGCCCGACGGTAACGCCGCGTTCCTGAAATTTCACCTGCGGTTTAAGAGCGGGCTGCGCAAGGCCGGAATGCCGGAATGATGAGCCGGAGGCCGTGGCGGAAGACCGGTGGACTGCGCATAATCATTCGCGCAGGCGCAGCGCCTCGACCAGCGACTTGAACGCACGGGCATATTCCGTTCCCGCCCTTGCGATATCCGCGCGTCCGGCGCAGGCAACCGCGGCCTCCGTCACCGCGCCGAGCAGCAGCCGCGCCAGCGGCTCGACCGGCTGCCGTGCGATCAGGCCCGCGTCCATTGCGGCAGCAATCGCGCGCGGCAGCTTGCCGCCGAAATGCTGCGCGTCGATCTCGCGCCAGCGCTCCCAGCCGAGCACGGCCGGGCCGTCGCGCAGGATGATCTGGCCGGTCGGGCCTTTGGCAGTCGCGGCAAAATAATGCTGGGTGCCGGCGACCATTGCGGCCAGCACGTCCTTCTCGGCCCGCGCGGTGCTGTCGATCTCGGCAACGAGGTCGTGCGAGACCTGGTCGAACACCGCTTCGAACACCGCTTCCTTGGTCTTGAAGTGATGGTAGACCGCGCCCTTGGCGACGCCGGCGGCCTCGGCGATCTCATCCATCGTCGTCGCGGCAAATCCTTGCGTCCCGAACAGGCGGCGCGCCGCCGTCAGGATCGCCTCCGAGGTCGCAGCCCGCCGCTCCGCCTGTTTCGCCATGTGTCTGCTCTAGTCGAAACGGATGAGGGCGGCCAGTTGACTTTTCGACTATCGGTCGGTATTTACCGACTATCAGTCGGTTTTATCGAGAGGTGCGCCATGCCGAGCCGTGATATCGTCGAAGCCTTTGCACAGCGGCTGGAGGCTGGAGATTTCGTCGGCGCGATCGAGCAGTTCTATACGCCCGACGCCGCCACCTTTGAGAACAGCGCCGCGCCGACGGTCGGGCGTGACAAGCTCGTCGCCAAGGAGCGCGGCGTGCTCGCGGCGTCCAAGGAGGTCAGAGCCGTTCGCATCGGACCGAGCCTGATCGAAGGCGACACTGTCGCCACGCGCTGGACCTTCAGCTTCACCAACGCCGAAGGAACTATCCGCACGCTGGAAGAGATTGCGTGGCAGACCTGGCACGGCGACAAGCTGATCGAAGAACGATTCTATTACGACCCGAAGCAGCTGGGACGGTGACCGTGCCGCGATCACCCGCGGCAATCGCATTTGAACATTTCACAAGTGGTCGTCATGCCCGGGCTTGTCCTGGCTTGTCCCGGGCATCCACGGTGTCGCGGGGCAAGGCGTGGATGGCCGGAACAAGCCCGGCCATGACGCTGTGGAAGCTTCAGCACCTCAAGCTCTTCAGCCATATGCGATAGGCCTGCCGCGACCACGGTAACGCCGGCGGCGCGCATTTGTATCGATTTGTTATCGATAGTACGGCTCGGACACGCAGAAGTGGTCGCGGAGACGCTGGCCGGCAGGGATAATTCATATTTCGTCAAAGGTTTGCGGCGAATTCTCCGTTCCGAGCCGGACGAACGGCCGATGCTGCTGCGGGCTCTGGAATGCGGACCCAACTAACCTCCTATCTCGCGCGGCTGTTCGCCGGCGATCTGTCCGCCTTTGGCGGACCCGCAACCGACGAAGCCGTCGCCGGCCATATCCGCGCCGAACAGATGTCGCTCGTGCTCGGCTATTCCGTCGGCATCATGCTCGCCAATGCCTGCAACGCCGCCGTGCTCGCCATCGCGCTGTGGCATTCGCCGGACTGGAAGCTGGCGTTGATCTGGGCAGTCATCGTGGCGAGCGCTGCGATCGCATTTGGCCTGCAATCCCACGCCTCGCGCCGCATCACAAAACCGCAATTCGTCTCGCGGCGGGCGATGCATCGGCTGGCGCGCAATGCCTTCATTCTCGGTGCCGTCTGGAGCATCGTTCCGGTCGCCTTCTTCGCGAATGCTTCGACCGGCGGCCAGCTCGTCATCACCTGCCTCTGCTCGGGCATGCTGGCCGGCGGCGCGCTCGCGTTCGCCACGATCCCGATCGCGGCCATCGCCTTCACGGCCCCCCTTTTCGTCGGCATCGCCATCTGCCTCGGCCGGGACGGCGATCCGGCCTATGTGCTGATGGCCATCCTGGTGGTGGTCTACGGGACCGTGCTGCTGCGTGCCGTGTTCGTCAATTCGTTCTC
Coding sequences:
- a CDS encoding amidohydrolase family protein gives rise to the protein MTRVGALPAIIPSGERMNRSHVTRQKSRLIAGAGMAFVLLLTSGAIAAPQLVLVNAKVFTADPAFPYAQALAIEDGRVLAVGSNEQVRGLIGPKTRIIDVGGRLVTPGLVEAHVHLGNELPTPPLAVPNLPFPGPTGEQALAAVEQAARTRTDWICAYVGPLVARDPRNWRKALDMVAPNTPVFLKGFWGHTSIVNSEGLRRLGITESITDPLGGWWGRDENGRLDGRAYEAAETITPRIRPLTPEYLATVFGAAQQRYARWGVTSIHLMNNDKSLDATLAGLAAAKPAQKWTVYSWGAWQTPAEHIPDAWAVIDAAVKQAPDKVRVEGPKWMLDGTPIEQNSHQRNAYGNRPDWRGRSNFTDAQLREILKLALERPTQIALHVVGDAETDRMLKMMEQLAPASVWRAKRVRIEHGDGIQPDMIEKVVQFGLVVIQNPTHLALPMPGETLASEHMLLKSFIAAGIPLALGSDGGPKEQNPFLNLMLATLHSGEPAEALTREAALTAYTAGGAYIEGQDQRKGRIAPGLAADIAVLSQDVLTVPTLQLPATTSLLTIVDGEVILADALFTSSN
- a CDS encoding winged helix-turn-helix domain-containing protein; this translates as MRPEETLKNCRSNAEMGLRAAGPCQPEGLEVRMSRERYKIGEFTLDVSQGCLRRGDVEIALRPKSFALLQHLITHAGRLVTKDELLSKIWPNVIVTEDSLTRCISEARTALGDTEQTAIKTVSKRGYVFTGPVTPERDDPAVQPAPDLTLVKGNIFQRRWRMALLTGLLALAAAGLYYAASWSRHTAELPRLSLIVLPFANLNADPAQDYLGDIITSELTTALSRLRGATVVAASSALTLRGNPADIKQLGVDLDVRYALEGSVQRSEELVRISASLKDTQTLKTLWSDRFDVHRADILRTQDEIVTRLASTLHGELVQAETRRSTTAGASNLDAEDLAMQCEAASYRPAAAGMPGYQWCERALTIDPRNLRALVQLATFYGMRVSRVQSSNPQADLERANGLLGRAMEIDPDYYAAHCAKATVLEGQHRVPDGVAAAERCLALNPTYAGAYRILALQHFFLAHPEKMLEYANRGIRLSPRDPQTSVFLLMKGWAYFMLEQDEEALMWLRRAAAASPQMPTILAGLTSELALTGHDAEARATLAQYLALESTRTRTIAQWDYLPDGNAAFLKFHLRFKSGLRKAGMPE
- a CDS encoding TetR/AcrR family transcriptional regulator, translated to MAKQAERRAATSEAILTAARRLFGTQGFAATTMDEIAEAAGVAKGAVYHHFKTKEAVFEAVFDQVSHDLVAEIDSTARAEKDVLAAMVAGTQHYFAATAKGPTGQIILRDGPAVLGWERWREIDAQHFGGKLPRAIAAAMDAGLIARQPVEPLARLLLGAVTEAAVACAGRADIARAGTEYARAFKSLVEALRLRE
- a CDS encoding nuclear transport factor 2 family protein, producing the protein MPSRDIVEAFAQRLEAGDFVGAIEQFYTPDAATFENSAAPTVGRDKLVAKERGVLAASKEVRAVRIGPSLIEGDTVATRWTFSFTNAEGTIRTLEEIAWQTWHGDKLIEERFYYDPKQLGR